The nucleotide window agtcgcctcttcactgttgacgttgagactggtgttttgcgggtactatttcatgaagctgccagttgaggacctgtgaggcgcctgtttctcaaactagacactcttatgtatttgtcctcttgctcagttgtgcaccggggcctcccactcctctttctattctggttagagccagtttgcactgttctgtgaagggagtagtacacagcgttgtaccagatcttcagtttcttggcaatttcttgcatggaatagccttcatttctcagaacaagaatagactgatgagtttcagaagaaagttatttgtttctggccattttatcctgtaatcgaacccacaattgctgatgctccagatactcaactagtctcaagcaggccagttttatttcttctttaatcagcacaacagttttcagctgtgctaacataattgcaaaatggttttctaatgatcaattagcctcttaaaatgataaacttcgattagcaaacacaacgtgccattggaacacaggactgatggttgctgataatgggcctctgtacgcctatgtagatattccattaaaaatcagtcatttccagttacaatagccatttacaacattaacaatgtctacactgtatttctgatgaagtttatgttattttaatggacaaaaaaatgtgcttttctttcaaaaacaaggaaatgtctaagtgatcccaaacttttgaacggtagtgataCCTATTACCTCAATTAgatcgactaaccggtgccctcacacattgactctgtaccggtaccccctgtatatagcctccctactgttattttattttactgctgctctttaattatttgctattttttattttttacctatCTGTTTTtaacttaacactttttttttattttcttaaaaactgcattgttggttaagggcttgtaagtaagcatttcactgtaatgtctacacctgttgtattcggcgcatgtggcgaatttgatttgatttaattcgATGTCCAGAATTTGAGctagaaaaaaaaaaattgtctgACGACCCTAATGCTAACAGCCCTTTAAAAAAAATCTGGTATAGCGGTTCTCGGTAACGGCCGAACAATTATGACGAGAGGCGGGGAGGgtgttgtgtacctccaatcaaTTTGATTTGTGAATTTTCATCGACATTgggtgtcatattggcttagatatgatggtagggaTATTTAAATGTAACATTGAGGTTCAACCAATGCATACCAGCTCGACTATaatattttgttattttggtgATACGCTTATTGATGACTCCCTATGTATGAATAACAGAAATCAGGGATATATTTGCGTGTAACACTGTAGATCTAATGGGTAGGTTATATTCTACCTACAATACATTTAATTGGATTTCTAAATATTGCTGTTAGTCATGACTTTGTAAAGGATGTTTATTGTCATTGCTAAATATATGCCATTTGACGCATTTATCCAAAGCACACGTCTGTCACAGGGCTAAGTGtatatggctgtgtttacacaggccgcccaattctgatatttatttcactaattggtcttttgaccaatcagatcagctctgaaaatatATTTGATGTGAAaaaatctgatgtgattggtcaaaagaccaattagtggaaaaaagatcagaattgggctgcctgtgtaaacgcagcctaagaaGCCGCATACACAGTAACTCATTAATTTATTCATGTCAATCTCAGTTAAATCATCACTTTACATATTTGtaatactgtatgtctgtgtattGTTAGTCCCACTAATAATCCAGACATTCATGCACTTAATTCCATGTTCATTTAGGTAACATCTCTTTCATAGTCGGGAAAGACATCGCCCTAGGCCTACATGGCAgcgttcacacaggcagcccaattctgaaggttttttccactaattggtcttttgaccaatcacatcagattttaaaatatcagaattgggctgcctttgTAAACACAGCCATAAGTGCACCGACTAGACAAAATGTATCCGCTTGAACGCGCCGACTACATTGACATGTCGATCTGAGCCTTGCTGTAGGAAAACCAGACCAGTGTCTGACTTTCGGCTGTCGCAGATTCACCTCCCCGACTTCACTCCTCAACTGTCTTCTACAGTCTATTGCTTTAGCCGTACCACTCAAACGCGCCCAATGGGTGCGTTCGAACAGCAAGGCTAACGCAGCCGACTGTAGATGAAAGTCGACGAGTGAAGATGGGGAGGTGAATCTGCGACAACTGAAAGTAGGACACTGTtttggttttccaacagcaaggctcagatcaacatgggagTGTCAACGTAGTTACCAAGTTTTTATTTATAATGTAGaaataaacatttttacatttttagtcattttagcagacactcttatccagagcgacttacagttagtgaatacatattttttttatactggccccccgtgggaatcgaacccacaaccctggcgttgcaaacaccatgctctatcaactgagctacatccctgccggccattccctcccctaccctggacgacgcagggccaattgtgcgccgcccatgagtctcccggtcgcggccggctgcgacagagcctggattcgaaccaggatctctagtggcacagttagcactgcgatgcagtgccttagaccactgcgccactcaggaaacATGTTTCTAACCCCTGCATcacatacacattttttttttttaaatcatacatTGTAGGATCAATTGGTGAGAGAGAGGTCTCAAATACCACATTCATTTCTATATATCCACTGTAGCCACTGTATACAGGAATCaaggttcctgtttcagtcacatCTTTGGTCACATTTGTGTGGGTCAAACCAAAAACCCcttaatgattggttgacaaataGTACTTCCCACTAGTCATGTGATGGCTGCATGGTGCTGTCAGTCAAAGCAACTGCAGCAAGTTGAAGGCGACTTCATCCAAAACTGCATGAACTTTGATCACATGGTTTCAATAAAGTCCATGGAGTCGACATGTAGGAGCAAGTCAGACAATTtttatccccataatgcaacacaagGCGGTGACCAACGATTGTTTCAAAATTGAAACTTCAACCGGCCCCAATGGTATCAGGGGGGAAATTATTAACAGTTTGGATTGTATCCTATTTTACTATTTGGTACCCTTAAgttgaattatttttttattaccaTTTACTTTGATTAATTTATGGTACCTTTATATTATGTTTTGGAGAATGTTCTTTGtcattttatatattttgtggTTTGGATTAATTTGGTTGGTCTCCATAGGAGGAGCTACAGCTAAAGAAAAATGCTGAGGTAGAAGCATGGGCACAAGGCAGACCATGGGAAACTCTTATGCATAGGTGCGGACTGGGATCAGAAATCGGCCCTGGCATTAGTAACATCTCATAAATTCGTAAATATCAGCATAGAGAATAATATCagcatggagaataagagcacttcctcccagttgcccactgcactgaggctaggaaacactatcaccaccgataaatctacaataatcgagaatttcaacaagcattttgctacagctggccatgctttccatctggctaccactaacccggccaccaactctgcaccctctgctgcaacttgcccatgctccccccgcttctccttcacacaaattcagacagctgatgttttgaaagcgctgcaaaatctggacccttacaaatcagctgggctagacaatctggaccctttctttctaaaactagccgccgaaattgtcgcaacccctattactagtctgttcaacctctctttcataacgcctgagatccccagagattgaaagctgccgcggtcatcccccctcttcaaagggggtgacactctagatccaaactgctacagacctatatccatcctgccctgcctttcgaaagtatttgaaagccaagttaacaaacagatcaccgaccatttcgaataccaccgcaccttctccgctatgcaatccggtttccgagctggtcatgggtgcacttcagccacgctcaaggtcctaaacgatattataactgcgattgataatagacagtactgtgcagccgtcttcatcgacctggccaaggctttcgactctgtcaaccaccgcattcttattggcagactaaatagccttggtttctcaaatgactgccttgcctggttcaccaactacttctcagatagagttcagtgtgtcaaatcggagggcctgttgtctggacctatggcagtctctatggggggtgccacagggttcaattcttgggccgacacttttctccgtgtatatcaatgatgtcgctcttgctgctggtgactctcagatccacctctacgcagacgacaccattttgtatacatctggcccttcattggacactgtgttaacaaacctccaaacgagcttcaatgccatacaacaatccttcagtagcctccaactgctcttaaacactagtaaaactaaatgcatgcttttttaatcgaacgctgctggcacccgcccacccgactagaatcaccactctcgacgggtctgacctagagtatgtggacaactacaaatacctaggtgtctggttagactgtaaactcaacttccagactcacataaagaatctccaatccaaagttaaatctagaatcggcttccctatttcgcaacaaagcctccttcactcatgctgccaaacatgccctcgtaaaactgactatcctaccgatccttgacttcggcgatgtcatttacaaaatagcctccaacactctactcagcaaattggatgtagtctatcacagtgccatccgttttgtctccaaagccccatacactacccaccactgtgacctgtacgctcttgttggctggtcctcactacatgtttgtcgtcaaacccactggctccaggccatctataaatcactgctaggcaaatccccgccttatcttagctcattggtcaccatagcagcacccacccgtagtctgcgctccagcaggtatatctcactggtcattcccaaagccaacacctcctttggccgccattccttccagttctctgctgccaatgacttgaacgaattgcaaaaatctctgaagctggagactcttatctccctcaataactttaagcatcagttgtcagagcaccttaccgatcactgcacctgtacacagcccatctgaaattagcccacccaactacctcatattgttatttattttgctcttttgcaccccagtatctctatttgcacataatctcttgcacatctagcattccagtgttaatactattgtaattattctgcactatagcctatttattgccttacctccataacttgctacatttgcacacactgtatatatattttctgttgtatttttgactttatgttttttaccccatatgtaactctgtgttgtttttattgcactgctttgctttatcttggccaggtcgcagttgtaaatgagaacctgttctcaactggcttacctggttaaataaaggtgaaataaaaaaataaataaaaaatatgactGAAAGCAATCCACTTGAACACCCCTCCGACTGGTAATTACTAGAGAGAAACTGGTCTATCGTCTCTGAGCaccgacttctcccacatgctgaactCTGATGTCACATTCTAAGGACATTACCTTGGTAACAGCATTTTCAGCATTTAAATGCAGCAACAAAACATTATTCATAAAATACAATCTGTTAATATGGTTTTTACACAATAATTTATTTACGAGCATGATAGCTGGACTTTTAGTTCATGGTTGACGCAGTTGGTTTGCCATTAGCCAATCGTGTTCTCAGCGAGTTCAAAGAACGTGAACGCCACCAACTCGTTGCTCCCAGTTTTAAAAGTCGTATTTTCCAAGTTTCCCACATGTTATGAACGTAGAATAACACACCAGTCCATTATTTACCTTCCATTTTTTTCCTTGAGGCCCCAACACCTGACCATTTTTCTTTcttgaggcccccattattaACTGGATAATGATCATTTTGCACACAAAACAATtagttagacaggcccactgggcaAAAAATGGGCCAGCCCATCtaaatgccagatggccagtccgcATCCTGCTCACGCATTAGCCTACTTACAATCCCTCTACTGCTGGGTCAACCTTACAATGTCTCCATTACCCCTATTCAATAAAGTATTAATGTACATAGCGTTCCCTCTAGCCACATCAACTAAATTCGTCAACTAAAAAAATGGTGGCTCCAGTAGCCAATACAGTATGTGCAGTACTCAAACATGAAGCTTGGCGTCCCATACCAGCCCAATGGAAACCCCATCCCTTTCTGGCGTAACTTGTTACGCACAGACTTCCGTGACTGGGCCGGGGCGGTCCATAGCCCGTCCATAGCCCATCCATAGACGTGGCCGTCGTATGCTGTGCTGCGTTCGCTGGCGCAGTGTccggtgtggagagagagagggcgaagtTTGCTGTGCCTGCATTGCAGCCTCAGCGCTGCTGGAATCGAACACAACAATGGCGACTCCCAGTTCCAACAGCAACTCAACAACCTCCAGCGGCAACAGCAACATTGCAGGATCCACCTCGCACCACCATCACCCGCAAACACAACACATGACCACCGTCAGCAGCATGCAAGGTTAGAGCAGATGCCCTAAATGTCGATTTTCTACTTGATCAGAGCTATTTAGCTGTTGGAAAACATGACTTGGCTAGCCTAACTACCATTGCCCCGAGGCTAAGCTACATAGCAGAGATTCAGTGTGGCTAACTATATATCCTGCTAAATGTAGTGCCTCGGCCATTTGTTGCAACATTGTAATTTTCTGCGCGATGTATTGTAACAATGTTACAGTCGCTGATATGTAAACGCGCCATCTGAAAAGTGTTACATAGTAGTTACGGACGTTCCACTGCAATTGAGTTTCCATCAATCGATGTTAGCTGCTGCATGCACCACTAAACCCAAGGCCTAGTACCAGATTGAGAAATTGATGTTTCCCCTTTCACAAAACCTACGTATTTACTACTGTATTGTTAGTACATTAATTATGTAGATAATAACGATTAAATGATTTtgttttctatatatatatattttacctcgGAATCAATGAGGCATAATTGGGCATCGAAATGTTAACTGTCAGTGGTATATTTTGATTGACACCATCGTATTATATGTTGCAATCTGTGATCAGTGTTAGTGCGATCTATCTACTTTGTActttgtgtgtatctgtctgaAATGTCCAGCTTCAACTCTTTTTATTTAAACGTTTCAGAAACCAACACGTGCTGGAGGTGTCAAAACGAAACAGGtactatttaaaaaaataaaataaaggattTCAGTAGGATATTACTAGGTTGATGTGATATTCTGTTGATCATAGTGGAATATGATTCACCATTGTTTTGCTCCCCATTTCCCTTTTGTGTTTGATTTCCTCATTGGTTTCCTATTCTGTAGTACATTGAGTGTTTCCATTAATTGGTAGAGGTTAGAGATTTCCCCACCATTCCATAGCTACTGAACTAAACATATTATTGTATATGAGGCCCAATATCTTTGACAACTATGTGTAGGGTACCCATAAATACACATAAATAACATAACCCTTGAAAGCTAGGGTTGCACAGTCATAGTACATTGATTACTTCCATCCAGGTTATATAGTGACCACACAACAGGAAGATATCTCTCTctaaatttctctctctctaaatttAACTGGCTTAATTCCTAATCACAGGGATAACCAGATTTTCTAAACTATTGGAAAACTCCCAACGTTTTAGAGTAGAAAAGCAAAAAGCCGAAATGTAGTAAAATGTATTTTCTTTACTTTAGGGTTTCAGATAAGCCTGTCTGGAGTGCCCCAAAGTAAGCATTAACGCTCTCGTATCACACCaaccctttctgtctctctgtgggtgcatcccaaatagtctgaagtggcttcctctccttgtctcctttcctccaTCTGCAATGACTGGACAGGTAAAAGCAAATACTTGGTTGGTATTGACCATATCTCTTTTACCTAGTATGTGTTGGCAGAGccgtgaaggagaggagacaaggtaGGTGAGGGAGGAGACGAGGAGTTGAAGCCACTCTAGACTATTGAGATACAGCCTGTGTGATTCTCTGCTAGTGGGGCGGTCTGTCCACTGTTCTCTGTTCTGTGTTGACTAATCTAATCCAAGGTGGAGCGTTAGTTTGGGTTAGGACCCATTTACATCTGGGCATAATGGTTAAAGGGACAATTAGTACTGCACCTCTGATTGAGCTCTGTAGGACACTGTACTGTGGATGTCAAAGAAGACCCCAGGCTCCCATCTCATCCTCAACATTATCATCTAGTGGAATACTTAACAGTTATTCTGTTATATACAGCgcacttggaaagtattcagaccccttcccctttttctacattttgttacgttacagccttattctaaaatggatacaattatttatttttcccctcatcaatctacacacaataccccataatggcaaagccaAAACAgattttagaatgttttgcaaatgtataaaaaatagaaaacagaaataccttatttacataagtattcagaccctttgctatgagactcgaaattgagctcaggtgcatcctgtttccattgatcatccttgagatgtttcgacaacttggagtccatctgtggtaaattcaattgattggacatgatttggaaaggcacacacctgtctatataaggtcccacagttgacagtgcatgtcagagcaaaaaccaacccatgaggtcgaaggaattgtccgtagagctccaagacaggattgtgttgaggcacagatctggggaagggtaccaaaacatttatgcagaattgaaggtccccaagaacacagtggcctccatcattcttaaaaatggaagaagtttggaaccaccaagactcttcctagagctgaccgccctgccaaactgagcaatcggggtagaagggccttggtcagggaggtgaccaagaacccgatggtcagactgacagagttccagagttcctctgcggagatgggagaaccttccagaaggacaaccatctttacagcactccaccaatcaggcctttatggtagagtggccagacagaagccactcttcagtaaaagtgacccagccagagcacggacttgaacccgatcgaacatctctggaaagacctgaaaatagctgtgcagcgacgctccccatccaacctgacagagctggagaggatctgcagagaagaatgggagaaactcccaaatacaggtgtgcgaaacttgtagcgtcatacccaagaagactcgaggctgtaattgctgccaaaggtgcttaaacaaagtactgattaaagggtctgaatacttttgtaaatgtgatatttcagtttttaaaaaattatacatttgcacaaaatatgcgttattgtgtgtagattgatgaggggggaaaaaaaacaatttaatccatttaagaataaggctgtaacgtaacaaaatgtggcaaaagtcagggggtctgaataatttccgaatgcgctgtacagCCTGATAAAAGACCATGATAGAAAAACAGAAACATTAAGCACTTCTTAAAGAGTCAAAAGATATGTGCTATGCTAGTGCAGAATAGTTGATATCTTGCTGTCTCGTTTGGAAGTCGTATAATGTTTGAGGCTGTTGGTAGGTGTCCTCTTTGACAAGTCTAGTACTTCAGCCACTGCACAATGACAACAAACTATGGGAATGTCTTGAAGGGGTTCCCAATGCATGCAGGTGTGCACTGCAATCAAATCATGCTGGGTTAATGTTGTACTTGTAATTCAATGTTGACACAGGCCGTTGTGTCTGCATTTCCATGGCAATTGGGAACCCCTGTGTTTGTGGGCACATTGCTTGTGTTTATATTGCATCATGTTTGTGTTCTGGCAAAATCCAAGCCTGAAAAGTACTGTCTCTCTCTGAGCATGGGGTAATGACACATTGATATAGCTATAATTATTATTTTCCAGTCACTAGTACTTTAATTTACAGAAATTCACACTTCATTTACACTTCATTTACACTGAAACTCAACTTACTCTCAGCGACTTCTCCTGGTTACATGACTTAGTGGGGTTTGTGGCTTACTAGTTTTTATTGAAAGGGTtctcactagctaggtttccatccaattggtgacagattttcatgtgaatattctaaaatccgcataaataaaatatgtgcattttccccaCCAgcggtgtgtttccaccaaatggaTAAATATCAGTGTGTGATgccgtagtgcacacaaaatgtactttttgcttaagttttcatgtaccgaatacaaATCTAaaattcaatgtgtttccatctctttttcaactctaccgattaGTTTTGTCACAAATAGCAAATGTGTTAAATAGCAAATGAGCCTCCTTTGTTCCTGGCAgcatgtgcgctctagccagcagctcgcagatacagtgcggttaggctagtctacatgatgagattattatggataagactGTCAAAAGGCAGTCGATAATAATGTCACCAGAAttagaccctcgatatttattggaaaggagcatcaagctcatcaccgtgcactttcaccaccctgttaagttcatcataacttatttcatctgaagcctaataaactgcatggtttcccgagtcgaaGTGGAAGGACCACGCGCCATATCGTCGCGTGattccaagtttactttgatatgatggtttttatatcaatatttgcacataaaggcatttccaccgccatttctcgcataattaattttactgacacaaaaacatcccaccatgtcaaacgaacaaattatctgtcggcatttataaaattatacagaaacttcctgtttccatcccatctctcgtgataaaaaaataaaaatacggTACAACTTTACTCGCGTGAAaactggatggaaacgtggttattgGGCTCACTTTATGAAACAGTCCATGGGATACTGAAAACGGTTTCCTTATCTGTTCGGTTCCATCCCCATATAATTCTGATTCCATGTCCCATCCACCTGCTCCCTCACCCTAACCAGCATGTGTTGTGTACGAACTGTTTCCTCCTCTCTATCTGCCAGGTAAACGTAAAGCCCTGAAGCTGAACTTCGCCAACCCTCCAGTGAAGCCAGCTACCAGATTGCCCCTCAACCCCTCACCTTCAACCGCCCCCTCCTTCCAGAACCCACATATGTAAGTGCTGTGGAGAGCGGGTCAGAAAATGCCCACTTACCTTAGTGCTAGTCTGATTGTCAGCAAGAGGGCTGTTTTCAAGGGGTTGTCGAGCCCTGATAGTCCTAGTCCAAGCTTCTAACTTATCGTAGTTAGGTTATGTATTTCTGTTGGCTAAGCTTTATTGTTGTAGAGAAAGGTCATCTTCACACAGTCTGTAGGTGCACGCGGTAGGGTACTGTCTGTGTGAAGGAAAGGGTTTTAGACAGCTCTGAGAATACAGTAAAATGGCTGTGCAGGATTGGTCAGCGTCTTCAGTATGGTCTGCTCTGCTATCGAGGAAAAAACCAAGACGTTGAGATTGTAAAGGAGGTGTCCTCTAAATGTCTAAATAAGGGTTAGAAATCACTTCCTCGTGTGTATGATGTGCTCCCCTCTCTGCCCCATACACtcttcttcattctctctctccctctcctctatatcccttcctcctccttctctattcctcttttacgcttcctcctctccctccccttcctcctctccctccccttcctcctctccctccccttcctcctctacaGAGAGCGCATGAGGACGCACAGTATCGAGTCGTCGGGGAAGCTGAAGATTTCTACGGAGAATGCCTGTGACTTCACGGccgaggacctgagggacctggGGGAGATCGGGCGAGGGGCCTACGGCTCCGTCAACAAGATGCAGCACAAACCCAGCGGACAGATCATGGCCGTCAAGGTGACCGCACCAGCTGCTCTCATCCTCACCGACTGAGACAGTCCAAGTGGAATACTAACGTTGATATACTGTAGTCTATGCACCTCGTAAATCGGATTGATGTTTATGGGAGACGTGTGACAGTTTGATTAAGAGTGGCACCTCCCAAGTggcggtctaaggtactgcatcgcaacgcttttgaggcgtcactacagacccgggttcgatcccgggctgtgtcacaactggccgtgaccgggagtcccatagggcggcgcataattggcccagcatcgtccaggttaggggagggtttggccgggggcttttcttggctcatcgcgctctagtgactccttgtggcgggccgggcgcctgcaggctgacctcggtcgtcagttgaacggtgtttcctccgatacATTGGTGCacctggcttccgggttaagcgggcgggtgttaaggagcgcggtttggcgcgtcatgtttcggaggacgcatgactcgaccttcgcctctcccgagcccgttggggagttgcagcgatgagacaagatcgtaattggatcacaattggatatcacaaaattggggagaaaaagggggtaaatacaACAACAAAGTATGAGACCTGGTCAAATATTGTCTTGGTGGATGGTAGACGTCTTCATCAGGTGACGGCTATAAACTGATCTCTAAGCTGTTGATAGTTTCCTCTATTTCTGCTGAACACATGTCGTCCCCCCTCTCAGAGGATCCGCTCCACGGTGGAGGAGAAGGAACAGAAGCAGCTGCTGATGGATCTAGACGTGGTGATGAGGAGTAGCGACTGTCTCTACATCGTCCAGTTCTACGGAGCTCTCTTCAGAGAGGTGACACTGTCAAATCACATTTGGATTTGTCAcacgcttcgtaaacaacaggtgtagtctaacagtgaaatgcttactatttacgggcccttcccaacaacgcagaaaaAATTATAGAAagataataacacgaggaataaatccacaatgagtaacgataacttggctatatacagtacatggggtgcc belongs to Coregonus clupeaformis isolate EN_2021a chromosome 1, ASM2061545v1, whole genome shotgun sequence and includes:
- the LOC121582237 gene encoding dual specificity mitogen-activated protein kinase kinase 4-like isoform X1; the protein is MLCCVRWRSVRCGEREGEVCCACIAASALLESNTTMATPSSNSNSTTSSGNSNIAGSTSHHHHPQTQHMTTVSSMQETNTCWRCQNETGFQISLSGVPQSKRKALKLNFANPPVKPATRLPLNPSPSTAPSFQNPHIERMRTHSIESSGKLKISTENACDFTAEDLRDLGEIGRGAYGSVNKMQHKPSGQIMAVKRIRSTVEEKEQKQLLMDLDVVMRSSDCLYIVQFYGALFREGDCWICMELMSTSFDKFYKYVYCSLDDVIPEEILGKITLATVKALNHLKENLKIIHRDIKPSNILMDRNGNIKLCDFGISGQLVDSIAKTRDAGCRPYMAPERIDPSASRQGYDVRSDVWSLGITLYELATGRFPYPKWNSVFDQLTQVVKGEPPQLCNSEDRQFSPKFINFVNLCLTKDESKRPKYKELLKHPFILMYEERFVDVASYVCRILDQIPASPISPMYVD